One Elaeis guineensis isolate ETL-2024a chromosome 10, EG11, whole genome shotgun sequence genomic window carries:
- the LOC105053147 gene encoding non-functional NADPH-dependent codeinone reductase 2 yields the protein MGGIPEVALSSGGRAMPVVGMGTASSLAVSEEVFRSVILEAIGLGYRHFDTASFYGTEQGLGKAIAEAIQLGLVKREELFITSKLWGTDAYGDRVVPALRESLRNLQLDYLDLYLVHWPLSLKPGGSRYPIDKDDIFPIDLKSVWEAMEECQRLGLAKSIGVSNFSCKKLEDVLSVATIPPAVNQVEMHPVWQQKKLMDFCKDKGIQVCAYSPLGANGARWGTKKVMESDVLKKIALAKGKSTAQVSLRWIYEQGAGVVVKSFSKERMKENIDIFDWDISKEELHEISQIPQYKGLQAEEFVSANGPFKSVDELWDGEI from the exons atgggaGGAATTCCGGAGGTGGCATTGAGCTCTGGAGGCCGAGCAATGCCGGTCGTCGGCATGGGCACGGCCTCGTCCCTGGCGGTGTCGGAGGAGGTGTTCCGGTCGGTGATACTGGAGGCGATTGGCCTCGGCTACCGCCACTTTGACACGGCGTCGTTCTACGGCACCGAGCAGGGCCTCGGCAAGGCCATCGCCGAAGCCATCCAGCTGGGCCTTGTCAAGAGGGAGGAGCTCTTCATCACGTCCAAGTTGTGGGGCACCGACGCCTACGGCGACCGTGTCGTCCCAGCCCTCCGGGAGTCGTTGAG GAACCTTCAATTAGATTATCTTGACCTCTATCTGGTGCATTGGCCTTTGAGTCTGAAACCAGGAGGATCTAGGTATCCAATTGACAAAGACGACATCTTCCCAATTGATCTAAAGTCTGTTTGGGAGGCAATGGAGGAATGCCAGAGGCTAGGCCTTGCAAAGTCAATTGGAGTGAGCAATTTTTCTTGCAAGAAATTAGAGGATGTTCTCTCGGTGGCCACGATACCTCCTGCCGTCAATCAG GTGGAAATGCATCCCGTTTGGCAACAAAAGAAGTTGATGGATTTTTGCAAGGACAAGGGAATCCAGGTCTGTGCTTACTCACCACTAGGGGCAAATGGAGCACGATGGGGGACAAAGAAAGTCATGGAAAGTGATGTGCTAAAGAAGATCGCCCTGGCCAAAGGAAAATCCACAGCTCAG GTCTCTTTGAGGTGGATTTACGAGCAAGGTGCAGGTGTGGTTGTTAAGAGCTTTAGCAAGGAGAGAATGAAGGAAAATATTGACATATTTGATTGGGACATAAGCAAAGAAGAGCTGCATGAAATTAGCCAAATTCCACAATATAAGGGATTACAAGCAGAAGAATTTGTCTCTGCTAATGGCCCTTTCAAGTCAGTAGATGAGTTGTGGGATGGTGAAATTTAA
- the LOC105053146 gene encoding (1S)-1,7-diacetoxy-luvungin A aldo-keto reductase, which produces MVSIPEVPLSLGSRSIPRVGMGTAAYPFAPESTKQAILHAIELGYRHFDTASLYRSEKPLGEAIAEALQRGLIKSRAELFITSKLWCNDAHHDLVLPALHQSLQNLQLDYLDLYLIHWPMRLKPGAFTLPVNEEDILPLDLKSVWEAMEECQKLGLAKSIGVSNFTTRKLEELLRFARIPPAVNQVEMNPVWQQKKLREFCKEKGIHVTAYSPIGGQDGPGNRNLVMESEVLKEIAKARGRTVAQVSLRWVYEQGVSMVVKSFKKERLEENIKFFDWELSEEECQKICQIPQCKKISVQSLLFRKESSKSDVLSDADIVEE; this is translated from the exons ATGGTGAGCATTCCGGAGGTGCCCCTGAGCTTAGGCTCCAGGTCCATTCCACGGGTGGGCATGGGCACAGCTGCCTACCCCTTTGCACCCGAGAGCACGAAGCAGGCCATCCTCCACGCCATCGAACTCGGCTACCGCCACTTCGACACCGCCTCCCTCTACCGGTCGGAGAAGCCTCTCGGAGAAGCCATCGCCGAAGCCTTGCAGCGTGGCCTCATCAAGTCGCGAGCCGAGCTCTTCATCACCTCCAAGCTGTGGTGCAATGATGCACACCATGACCTCGTCCTCCCGGCCCTTCACCAGAGCCTCCA AAATCTCCAACTAGATTACCTTGATCTCTATCTCATCCATTGGCCTATGCGCTTAAAGCCTGGGGCGTTCACATTACCTGTTAACGAGGAAGACATCCTTCCCTTAGACTTGAAGTCTGTATGGGAGGCCATGGAAGAGTGCCAAAAGCTTGGTCTAGCAAAGTCCATTGGGGTTAGCAATTTCACAACAAGGAAGTTAGAGGAGCTGCTCAGGTTTGCTCGAATACCTCCAGCTGTGAACCAG GTGGAGATGAACCCAGTTTGGCAGCAGAAGAAGCTAAGGGAATTTTGCAAGGAGAAGGGTATACATGTGACTGCTTACTCTCCTATCGGAGGCCAGGACGGCCCAGGGAATAGGAACCTGGTAATGGAGTCTGAGGTGCTCAAGGAGATAGCCAAGGCTAGAGGAAGGACTGTTGCCCAG GTTTCCTTGAGATGGGTGTATGAGCAAGGGGTGAGCATGGTAGTAAAAAGCTTTAAAAAGGAAAGGCTGGAAGAGAATATCAAATTCTTTGATTGGGAACTAAGTGAGGAAGAATGCCAAAAAATTTGTCAAATTCCACAATGTAAGAAAATTTCAGTACAGTCTCTACTCTTTCGCAAAGAGTCTAGCAAGTCAGACGTCCTCTCAGATGCGGACATCGTTGAGGAGTAA